A single Brevundimonas sp. M20 DNA region contains:
- a CDS encoding M10 family metallopeptidase C-terminal domain-containing protein: protein MFDSFSNRFGGDQSGRFAEDLNFGGGLGSADDTSATSSNDSFGAIASYQVCGCCARFHGVVSNGEGGLGAILNSDDRGGSGPNDKPSLTPGGAGEQITRSNTSWAAGLGQAATVTFAFRASVTTMPTDTTGFSQFSAQQISVAIQSLQAWSDVANITFTRVTDAGSQYSNNATILFGNYASGQDGAAAFAYLPGAMPGPTGANAVQGDVWINSSLSYNASPILYGYGTQTLLHEIGHAIGLSHPATYNASAGVSITYSANAIYFEDSRQYTVMSYFSERETGADFRLNGTGQTYYASAPLLDDIAAVQRLYGVNTTTRTGDTVYGFNSNAGQPWFSVTTAGSPLIFAVWDAGGIDTFDFSGYFQNQVIDLRQGAFSNVGGMVGNVSIAVGVTIENVIGGSGADTIRGNSADNIIRGGGGADVIDGGLGSDTVVFTGARADYTITWNGQVGTVTANGLPPVTITNVEFLQFSDQTIAAAPTGGLVVGGDLTNETINGSALGDTLGGLGGNDTINGLVGDDYLDGGSGNDNLNGGEGNDILIGGLGDDALNGGAGNDTADYSGAGASITVDLAQGLAGGGAGSDTLVSVENVTGTAYSDTITGDANANIIRGGGGVDTLNGGGGDDQLFAGAPGISGGAPDVVKDRFTANATQQTAVSLTGTFDLGARAGVANAGTVPHSTVVATTHGGLEYYAFTVNEGGAAIVIDIDNANFDSTLRLFNAEGAEVASNDDDASDGGAATDSRLTYTVTTPGTYYIQVGEYASGGGVGGFGTTAPAAGGTYTLHVSVPGQPVQPLIEAGGTLNGDAGNDVLTGGVGRDTLNGGADNDTLNGGLGDDVMNGGDGLDTVVYAGLRSSYTISTSNGVTTITGPEGTDTLTNVERLQFSNGLFDIAGNPVQASEPIEGTANADTLNGTSNDDVINGLAGDDVINGGLGNDTINGGDGIDTAVFSGTIAQSGVSTNGPTTTVTGPDGTDTLTNVEYLRFTDGTLIVGAGGGQLFTGTANADSLTGTAFNDEINAGAGDDTVNGAAGNDAINGGDGDDVITGGAGNDTINGGAGTDTAVFSGTIAQSTINQIPSGAWQVVGPDGTDILSQVEYLRFADGTLIVGAGGGQYFAGTANADTINGTAFNDQIEGGAGADVIDGAAGNDAINGGDGDDVITGGAGSDTINGGAGADTAAFAVGGVSYSVTSSGGTVTVTSSDGVDTLTNIERLRFAGVELAVSALGGITLIGANAGETLSGAATNDRLYGFGGNDTLNGADGDDVLAGGAGADVLNGGAGSDTADYSGATAGVTARIDTQSASNDGDGGADTFTSIENITGSAFNDLLVGDAGNNILSGGLGRDVIIGGAGDDTISGGGDVPNELYGGLGNDTYIVEHRSDSIVESAGEGYDTIRSSLFQINMAANIEELVYTGTGTFTGVGNAQNNVIRGGALRDTLIGGAGDDVLYGGAGAANELYGGVGDDTYMLDVADTVIENAGQGIDTVITATLTGYNLGANIENLTYTGTGNFTAGGNALDNVLTGGVGDDILRGRGGADTLIGGSGNDTADYSLAAGAVTARLDTNTASNDGDGGVDTFQSIENLTGSAFNDLLIGNGGANVLSGGAGRDVIIGGAGDDTISGGGDVPNELYGGTGNDTYIVEHRSDSIVELAGEGVDTVLTALFQVNLSANVENLTYTGTGTFTGVGNAGGNTIRGGAQRDVLLGLGGNDILIGGSGAANELYGGDGDDYYILQVADTVIEAAGAGNDTVDARILTYTLGANVENLIFGGTGNFTGTGNSLNNLIVGGAGDDVLRGGGGNDTLQGGLGNDTVVLAGTAGQYTITVEGAGYRVVDNTPGRDGSLLLSSIETLRFGDGSTQTLTSPIPGAPEAATVTGKDIHGDHFVLPALEDDLFVLPTLAGDKEAEAGPQTLPALAADKILEVGPQVLPGMAGEKVVEAGPQVQPVSHDDFLVSGGDEPLVLPGQPDEDVFGSDFVKLPTVSLWSDDPLVIQGPHGPQLLQAEHLPDGFSAHDPWA, encoded by the coding sequence ATGTTCGACAGTTTCAGCAACCGCTTTGGCGGCGATCAATCGGGACGGTTCGCCGAAGACCTGAATTTCGGGGGCGGGCTGGGCTCCGCTGACGATACGAGCGCTACGTCGTCGAACGACTCGTTCGGCGCCATCGCCAGCTACCAGGTGTGCGGTTGCTGCGCGCGCTTCCATGGCGTGGTCTCCAACGGTGAAGGCGGCCTCGGCGCGATCCTGAACAGTGATGATCGCGGCGGTTCAGGCCCCAACGACAAGCCTTCGCTCACGCCCGGGGGCGCCGGCGAGCAGATCACCCGCTCCAACACCAGCTGGGCCGCCGGCCTCGGTCAGGCCGCGACGGTGACCTTCGCCTTCCGCGCCTCGGTCACCACCATGCCGACCGACACCACGGGCTTCAGCCAGTTTTCGGCCCAGCAGATCTCCGTGGCGATCCAGTCGCTGCAGGCCTGGTCGGATGTGGCGAACATCACGTTCACCCGCGTGACCGACGCCGGTAGCCAGTACTCGAATAACGCCACCATTCTGTTCGGCAACTACGCCTCCGGCCAGGACGGTGCGGCGGCCTTCGCCTATCTGCCGGGCGCCATGCCCGGTCCGACCGGCGCCAATGCCGTTCAGGGCGACGTCTGGATCAACAGCTCGCTCAGCTACAACGCCAGCCCGATCCTCTATGGCTACGGCACCCAGACCCTGCTGCACGAGATCGGCCACGCCATCGGCCTCAGCCACCCGGCCACCTACAACGCCTCGGCCGGCGTCTCGATCACCTACTCGGCGAACGCCATCTATTTCGAGGACTCTCGCCAGTACACGGTGATGAGCTACTTCAGCGAGCGGGAAACCGGCGCTGACTTCCGCCTCAACGGCACGGGTCAGACCTACTATGCCTCGGCGCCGTTGCTCGACGACATCGCGGCGGTCCAGCGTCTGTACGGGGTCAATACGACCACCCGGACCGGTGACACCGTTTACGGTTTCAACTCGAACGCCGGTCAGCCGTGGTTCTCGGTCACCACGGCGGGCAGTCCGCTGATCTTCGCTGTCTGGGATGCCGGGGGTATCGATACCTTCGACTTCTCCGGCTACTTCCAGAATCAGGTTATCGACCTGCGTCAGGGCGCGTTCTCCAATGTCGGCGGCATGGTCGGCAACGTCTCGATCGCGGTCGGTGTGACCATCGAGAACGTGATCGGCGGCTCGGGCGCGGACACCATTCGCGGCAACTCGGCCGACAATATCATCCGGGGCGGCGGCGGCGCGGATGTGATCGACGGCGGTCTGGGATCAGACACCGTGGTCTTCACCGGGGCGCGCGCTGACTACACCATTACCTGGAACGGCCAGGTCGGCACCGTGACCGCGAACGGTCTGCCGCCGGTGACCATCACCAACGTCGAGTTCCTCCAGTTCTCGGACCAGACGATCGCGGCCGCCCCGACGGGTGGTCTGGTGGTCGGCGGCGATCTCACCAATGAGACGATCAACGGCTCCGCGCTGGGCGATACGCTCGGCGGCCTCGGCGGCAATGACACCATCAACGGTCTGGTCGGCGATGATTATCTCGACGGCGGCAGCGGCAATGACAATCTGAACGGCGGCGAAGGCAATGACATCCTCATCGGCGGTCTGGGCGACGACGCCCTGAACGGCGGCGCCGGCAACGATACGGCTGACTATTCGGGTGCGGGGGCCAGCATCACGGTCGACCTCGCCCAGGGGCTGGCCGGCGGGGGCGCCGGGTCGGACACGCTGGTGAGCGTCGAGAACGTCACCGGCACCGCCTATTCCGACACCATCACCGGGGATGCGAACGCCAACATCATCCGTGGCGGCGGCGGGGTCGATACGCTGAACGGCGGCGGCGGCGACGATCAGCTGTTCGCCGGCGCGCCCGGCATTTCCGGCGGCGCGCCGGACGTCGTGAAGGATCGCTTCACCGCCAACGCGACCCAGCAGACGGCTGTTTCGCTGACCGGCACGTTTGACCTGGGCGCTCGCGCCGGTGTGGCCAACGCCGGCACGGTGCCGCACTCCACCGTGGTGGCGACGACCCATGGCGGCCTCGAATATTACGCCTTCACCGTCAATGAAGGGGGCGCGGCGATCGTCATCGACATCGACAACGCCAACTTCGATTCGACCTTGCGCCTCTTCAACGCCGAGGGGGCTGAGGTGGCCTCGAACGACGACGACGCCTCCGACGGCGGGGCGGCGACCGATTCACGGCTGACCTACACCGTGACCACGCCCGGCACCTACTACATCCAGGTCGGAGAGTACGCCTCGGGCGGCGGCGTGGGCGGCTTCGGGACCACGGCGCCGGCGGCCGGCGGCACATACACCCTGCACGTCTCCGTGCCGGGGCAGCCGGTGCAGCCGCTGATCGAGGCCGGCGGGACCCTGAACGGCGACGCGGGCAATGACGTGCTCACCGGCGGCGTCGGACGTGACACCCTGAACGGCGGCGCCGACAATGACACCCTGAATGGCGGCCTGGGTGATGACGTCATGAACGGCGGCGACGGCCTCGATACGGTCGTCTATGCGGGTCTTCGGTCGTCCTACACCATCAGCACCTCGAACGGCGTCACCACCATCACCGGCCCTGAGGGCACGGACACCCTGACCAATGTGGAGCGCCTGCAGTTCTCCAACGGCCTGTTCGATATCGCCGGCAATCCGGTCCAGGCGTCGGAACCGATCGAAGGGACTGCGAACGCCGACACGCTGAACGGCACATCGAACGATGACGTGATCAACGGCCTGGCCGGCGACGATGTCATCAACGGTGGTCTGGGCAACGACACCATCAACGGCGGCGACGGCATCGACACCGCCGTCTTCAGCGGCACGATCGCCCAGTCCGGCGTCTCGACCAACGGGCCGACCACCACGGTCACCGGTCCGGACGGCACGGACACCCTTACGAACGTCGAGTATCTGCGGTTCACCGACGGCACCCTCATCGTCGGCGCCGGCGGCGGGCAGTTGTTCACCGGTACGGCGAATGCGGACAGCCTCACCGGCACCGCCTTCAATGATGAGATCAACGCCGGCGCCGGCGACGACACGGTCAACGGCGCGGCGGGCAACGACGCCATCAACGGCGGCGACGGCGACGACGTCATCACCGGCGGCGCGGGCAATGACACGATCAACGGCGGCGCGGGCACGGACACGGCGGTCTTCAGCGGCACGATCGCCCAGTCCACCATCAACCAGATCCCGTCGGGCGCCTGGCAGGTGGTCGGTCCGGACGGCACGGACATCCTGAGCCAGGTCGAGTACCTGCGCTTCGCTGACGGCACCCTGATCGTGGGCGCGGGCGGCGGCCAGTATTTCGCCGGCACCGCGAACGCCGACACCATCAACGGCACGGCCTTCAACGACCAGATCGAAGGCGGCGCCGGCGCTGACGTCATCGACGGCGCTGCGGGCAATGACGCCATCAACGGCGGCGACGGCGACGATGTGATCACCGGCGGCGCCGGTTCGGACACCATCAACGGCGGCGCGGGCGCCGACACCGCGGCCTTCGCGGTCGGCGGCGTGTCCTACAGCGTGACGTCCAGCGGCGGCACGGTCACCGTGACCAGCTCGGATGGCGTCGATACCCTGACCAACATCGAGCGCCTGCGCTTCGCCGGCGTCGAACTGGCGGTCAGCGCCCTGGGCGGGATCACCCTCATCGGCGCCAATGCCGGCGAGACCCTTAGCGGTGCGGCCACCAATGACCGCCTGTACGGTTTCGGCGGCAATGACACCCTGAACGGCGCGGACGGCGACGATGTTCTGGCCGGCGGTGCGGGCGCGGACGTCCTGAACGGCGGCGCGGGCAGCGACACCGCGGACTATTCCGGCGCGACGGCGGGCGTCACGGCGCGGATCGACACCCAGTCGGCCTCGAACGACGGTGACGGCGGCGCCGACACCTTCACCTCGATCGAGAACATCACCGGCTCGGCCTTCAACGATCTGTTGGTCGGCGACGCCGGGAACAACATCCTGTCGGGCGGTCTGGGCCGTGACGTCATCATCGGCGGCGCCGGCGACGACACCATTTCCGGCGGCGGCGATGTGCCGAACGAGCTGTACGGCGGTTTGGGCAACGACACCTACATCGTCGAACACCGCTCGGACTCGATCGTCGAAAGCGCGGGCGAGGGCTACGACACCATCCGGTCGTCCCTGTTCCAGATCAACATGGCCGCCAACATCGAGGAACTGGTCTATACCGGAACCGGAACCTTCACCGGCGTCGGCAACGCCCAGAACAACGTGATCCGCGGCGGCGCCCTGCGCGACACCCTGATCGGCGGGGCGGGCGATGACGTCCTGTACGGCGGCGCAGGCGCGGCCAACGAGCTTTATGGCGGCGTGGGTGACGACACCTACATGCTCGATGTGGCCGATACGGTCATCGAGAACGCGGGCCAGGGAATCGATACCGTCATCACCGCGACCCTGACCGGCTACAACCTGGGCGCCAATATCGAGAACCTGACCTACACCGGGACGGGCAACTTCACCGCTGGCGGCAATGCTCTGGACAACGTCCTGACCGGCGGCGTCGGCGATGACATCCTGCGCGGCCGCGGCGGCGCCGACACCCTGATCGGCGGCTCCGGCAATGACACCGCCGACTACAGCCTCGCGGCGGGCGCGGTGACGGCCCGTCTGGACACCAACACCGCCTCCAACGACGGCGACGGCGGCGTGGACACCTTCCAGTCGATCGAGAACCTGACCGGTTCGGCCTTCAACGATCTGCTGATCGGCAATGGGGGCGCCAACGTCCTGTCGGGCGGCGCGGGCCGTGACGTCATCATCGGTGGCGCCGGCGACGACACCATCTCCGGCGGCGGTGATGTGCCGAACGAGCTCTACGGCGGCACGGGCAACGACACCTACATCGTCGAGCACCGCTCGGATTCGATCGTGGAGCTGGCCGGTGAGGGCGTCGATACGGTCCTGACCGCCCTGTTCCAGGTGAACCTGTCGGCCAATGTCGAAAACCTCACCTACACCGGGACGGGAACCTTCACCGGCGTCGGCAACGCCGGCGGCAACACCATCCGCGGCGGCGCCCAACGCGACGTTCTGTTGGGGCTGGGCGGCAACGACATCCTGATCGGCGGTTCCGGCGCGGCCAACGAGCTCTACGGCGGCGACGGCGACGACTATTACATCCTGCAGGTCGCCGACACGGTCATCGAGGCCGCCGGGGCGGGCAACGACACCGTCGACGCCCGTATCCTGACCTACACCCTGGGCGCCAATGTCGAGAACCTGATCTTCGGCGGCACGGGCAATTTCACCGGCACGGGCAACAGCCTGAACAACCTCATCGTCGGCGGCGCGGGGGATGACGTCCTGCGCGGCGGTGGCGGCAATGACACCCTCCAGGGCGGGCTGGGCAACGACACCGTCGTGCTTGCCGGCACGGCGGGTCAGTACACCATCACCGTCGAGGGGGCGGGCTACCGCGTCGTGGACAATACTCCGGGTCGCGACGGTTCGCTGCTGCTGAGCAGCATCGAGACCCTGCGCTTCGGCGACGGCTCGACCCAGACCCTGACGTCCCCCATCCCGGGCGCGCCGGAAGCGGCGACCGTCACGGGCAAGGACATCCATGGCGATCACTTCGTCCTGCCGGCTCTGGAGGATGACCTGTTCGTCCTGCCGACCCTGGCGGGCGACAAGGAGGCCGAGGCGGGCCCGCAAACCCTGCCGGCCCTCGCTGCTGACAAGATCCTCGAGGTCGGGCCCCAGGTCCTGCCGGGAATGGCGGGCGAGAAGGTCGTCGAGGCGGGGCCGCAGGTGCAGCCCGTCTCGCATGATGACTTCCTCGTTTCCGGCGGCGACGAGCCGCTGGTCCTGCCGGGCCAGCCGGACGAAGACGTGTTCGGAAGCGACTTCGTCAAGCTGCCGACGGTCTCCCTGTGGTCCGACGATCCGCTGGTGATCCAGGGACCGCACGGGCCGCAGCT
- the argB gene encoding acetylglutamate kinase has product MDEIERQSEERGWATAKTLAEALPYIQVYDRETVVIKYGGHAMGEVAVAKQFAADVVLLKLMGVNPVVVHGGGPQISAMLDKAGVKSNFVDGLRVTDADTMAVAEMVLSGAVNKEIAHWITVAGKEADVRGVGLSGKDAGLLTVEKTRRTKRDPDSMIEHEVDLGFVGDPTKVDAKLIKGLIASETDDWVPVVAPIGVAADGATYNVNADTVAGALAGELKAKRMLLLTDVPGVKGADGEIIRQMSVGEASRLIEDGVATGGMIPKLQTAMAAVRAGVEAVVILDGRRPHAMLVELFTEYGAGTLVKAS; this is encoded by the coding sequence ATGGACGAGATCGAACGGCAATCCGAGGAACGCGGCTGGGCCACGGCGAAGACGCTGGCCGAGGCCCTTCCGTATATTCAGGTCTATGACCGCGAGACCGTCGTCATCAAGTACGGCGGCCATGCCATGGGCGAGGTCGCCGTGGCCAAGCAGTTCGCCGCCGATGTCGTGCTGCTGAAGCTGATGGGCGTGAACCCGGTCGTGGTGCACGGCGGCGGGCCGCAGATCAGCGCCATGCTGGACAAGGCCGGGGTGAAGTCGAACTTCGTCGACGGCCTGCGCGTGACAGACGCCGACACCATGGCGGTGGCCGAAATGGTCCTGTCCGGGGCGGTCAACAAGGAGATCGCCCACTGGATCACCGTGGCGGGCAAGGAAGCGGACGTTCGGGGCGTGGGCCTGTCGGGCAAGGACGCGGGCCTGCTGACGGTCGAGAAGACCCGTCGCACCAAGCGCGATCCCGACAGCATGATCGAGCACGAGGTCGATCTGGGCTTCGTCGGCGACCCGACAAAGGTGGACGCCAAGCTGATCAAGGGGCTGATCGCCTCGGAGACCGACGACTGGGTGCCGGTCGTGGCTCCGATCGGCGTGGCCGCGGACGGGGCGACCTATAACGTCAACGCCGACACGGTCGCGGGCGCCCTGGCCGGTGAACTGAAGGCCAAGCGGATGCTGCTGCTGACCGACGTGCCGGGCGTGAAGGGCGCGGACGGCGAGATTATCCGGCAGATGTCGGTGGGCGAGGCCTCGCGGCTGATCGAGGACGGCGTCGCCACCGGCGGCATGATCCCCAAGCTGCAGACCGCCATGGCCGCGGTCCGGGCGGGCGTCGAGGCCGTGGTCATCCTGGACGGCCGCCGCCCCCATGCCATGCTGGTGGAGCTGTTCACCGAGTACGGGGCGGGCACCCTGGTGAAGGCGTCTTGA
- a CDS encoding pyrimidine 5'-nucleotidase: MIDLSHVNTWVFDMDDTLYPREQGLMRLVQARINAYVVEAVGLNPEEAGVLQRQFLDEHGTTLAGLMANYTIDAEHFLHDVHDVPMDSLEPNPALAAQLRRLPGRKIVFTNGAREYAGRVLDRLGVADRFDGLFAIEDADLTPKPAPATFRKVIARFGFEPRLAAFFEDTPKNLEPAKVLGMTTVLIGDGHGKPLGDHIDHIAPDLTDFLTDLTFKDAAA, translated from the coding sequence TTGATCGACCTGTCGCACGTCAACACCTGGGTGTTCGACATGGATGACACCCTGTACCCGCGGGAGCAGGGGCTGATGCGGCTGGTCCAGGCCCGGATCAACGCCTACGTCGTCGAGGCCGTCGGCCTGAACCCCGAGGAGGCGGGCGTGCTGCAACGCCAGTTCCTTGACGAGCACGGCACGACCCTGGCCGGGCTGATGGCCAACTACACCATCGACGCCGAACACTTCCTGCACGACGTCCACGACGTGCCCATGGACAGCCTTGAGCCCAATCCGGCGCTGGCCGCGCAGCTGCGCCGCCTGCCGGGCCGCAAGATCGTCTTCACCAACGGCGCGCGCGAGTACGCGGGCCGGGTGCTGGATCGGCTGGGCGTGGCCGACCGCTTCGACGGCCTGTTCGCCATCGAGGACGCCGACCTGACGCCCAAGCCGGCCCCCGCCACCTTCCGCAAGGTGATCGCACGCTTCGGCTTCGAGCCCCGGCTGGCGGCCTTCTTCGAGGATACGCCGAAGAACCTTGAGCCCGCCAAGGTGCTGGGCATGACCACCGTCCTGATCGGGGACGGCCATGGAAAGCCGCTCGGCGACCATATCGACCACATCGCCCCCGATCTGACAGACTTCCTGACCGACCTGACCTTCAAGGACGCCGCCGCATGA
- the dapD gene encoding 2,3,4,5-tetrahydropyridine-2,6-dicarboxylate N-succinyltransferase: MTDLTHLEAVIEAAWDDRANVSASTHGEVRNAVEQALTLLDSGQARVASRGEDGVWTTHQWLKKAVLLSFRLNDNQIMRAGDRGPTSHAPGVGPFWDKVPNKFGDWTASDYQDAGFRSVPGAIARRGAYIAKNVILMPSFVNIGAYVDEGSMVDAWATVGSCAQIGKNVHLSGGAGIGGVLEPLQANPTIIEDGCFIGARAEVAEGVIVREGAVLAMGVYLSGSTKIVDRETGEIFRGEVPAYSVVVPGSLPDPKGGPSLYCAVIVKRVDAQTRAKTGVNELLRD, from the coding sequence ATGACCGACCTGACCCATCTGGAAGCCGTCATCGAAGCTGCGTGGGACGACCGCGCCAACGTCTCGGCCTCGACCCACGGTGAAGTGCGCAACGCCGTCGAGCAGGCCCTGACCCTGCTGGACTCGGGACAGGCCCGCGTCGCCTCGCGCGGCGAGGACGGCGTCTGGACGACCCACCAGTGGCTGAAGAAGGCGGTGCTGCTGTCGTTCCGCCTGAACGACAACCAGATCATGCGCGCCGGCGACCGTGGCCCGACCAGCCATGCGCCGGGCGTCGGCCCCTTCTGGGACAAGGTGCCCAACAAGTTCGGCGACTGGACCGCCAGCGACTATCAGGACGCCGGCTTCCGCTCGGTGCCCGGCGCCATCGCCCGCCGGGGCGCCTACATCGCGAAGAACGTGATCCTGATGCCGTCATTCGTGAACATCGGCGCCTATGTCGATGAAGGCTCGATGGTCGACGCCTGGGCCACGGTCGGATCGTGCGCCCAGATCGGCAAGAACGTGCACCTGTCGGGCGGCGCGGGCATCGGCGGGGTGCTGGAGCCCCTGCAGGCCAATCCGACCATCATCGAGGACGGCTGCTTCATCGGCGCCCGCGCCGAGGTGGCCGAGGGCGTCATCGTCCGCGAGGGCGCGGTTCTGGCCATGGGCGTCTACCTGTCGGGTTCGACCAAGATCGTGGACCGCGAGACCGGCGAGATCTTCCGCGGCGAGGTCCCGGCGTACAGCGTCGTGGTGCCGGGCAGCCTGCCGGACCCGAAGGGCGGGCCGAGCCTGTACTGCGCCGTCATCGTCAAGCGCGTGGACGCCCAGACCCGCGCCAAGACCGGCGTGAACGAGCTGCTGCGCGACTGA
- a CDS encoding PQQ-dependent sugar dehydrogenase: MRLIALAVTVSALAMAGACGATGQDAPAARSGASLETRPANNPSQQPATGDQTRAPAVRTEAALTHTVVASGLQNPWGLALLPDGRWLVTEKPGRLRIVTADGRVSEPVAGLPAVSARGQGGLLDVIVGPTFAQDRLIYWSYAEPREGGNATSVARARLSDDGTRLENVQVIFRALPVYDGDKHFGSSLAFAPDGKLFITLGERSDRPMRPQAQDLASHMGKTIRINADGSVPSDNPYVGRQGALPEIWSLGHRNVQGIAITPTGDVWTIEHGTRGGDELNLDRAGVNYGWPIIAYGVEYAGGAINEGVTAREGLEQPVYYWDPVIAPGGMAYYDGAMFPGWRGNLLVAGLKEKRISRLVLQNNRVVGEEYLLTDLGERVRDVAVGPDGAVWAITDEANGKLVRLSAQ, encoded by the coding sequence ATGCGCCTGATCGCCCTCGCCGTCACTGTTTCCGCCCTCGCCATGGCCGGCGCCTGCGGGGCCACGGGGCAGGACGCCCCCGCCGCCCGGTCCGGCGCATCGCTGGAAACCCGTCCCGCTAACAACCCGTCCCAGCAGCCGGCGACTGGTGACCAGACCCGCGCCCCCGCCGTCCGCACCGAGGCGGCCCTGACGCACACGGTCGTGGCCTCGGGCCTGCAGAACCCGTGGGGCCTCGCCCTGCTGCCGGACGGCCGCTGGCTGGTGACGGAAAAGCCGGGCCGTCTGCGCATCGTCACCGCTGACGGCCGGGTCAGCGAACCCGTGGCGGGTCTTCCGGCTGTCTCGGCGCGCGGGCAGGGCGGTCTGCTGGACGTCATCGTCGGCCCGACCTTCGCCCAGGATCGCCTGATCTACTGGAGCTACGCCGAGCCCCGCGAAGGCGGCAACGCCACCTCCGTCGCCCGCGCCCGCCTGTCGGACGACGGGACACGTCTGGAGAACGTGCAGGTCATCTTCCGCGCCCTGCCGGTCTATGACGGCGACAAGCATTTCGGCTCGTCGCTGGCTTTCGCCCCGGACGGCAAGCTGTTCATCACCCTGGGCGAGCGCTCCGACCGCCCCATGCGTCCGCAGGCCCAGGATCTGGCCTCGCACATGGGCAAGACCATCCGCATCAACGCCGACGGCTCGGTCCCGTCCGACAACCCCTATGTCGGTCGTCAGGGCGCCCTGCCCGAAATCTGGTCGCTGGGTCACCGCAACGTCCAGGGCATCGCCATCACCCCGACCGGCGACGTCTGGACCATCGAGCACGGCACGCGCGGCGGCGATGAGCTGAACCTCGACCGCGCGGGGGTGAACTACGGCTGGCCGATCATCGCCTATGGCGTCGAGTATGCGGGCGGCGCCATCAATGAGGGCGTCACCGCCCGTGAGGGTCTGGAGCAGCCGGTCTATTACTGGGACCCGGTCATCGCGCCGGGCGGCATGGCCTACTATGACGGCGCCATGTTCCCGGGCTGGCGCGGCAACCTGCTGGTGGCGGGGCTGAAGGAGAAGCGCATCTCGCGCCTCGTGCTTCAGAACAACCGCGTGGTCGGCGAGGAATATTTGCTGACCGATCTGGGCGAGCGTGTCCGTGACGTGGCCGTCGGCCCCGACGGCGCCGTCTGGGCCATCACCGACGAGGCGAACGGCAAGCTGGTCCGCCTGTCGGCGCAATAA
- a CDS encoding type 1 glutamine amidotransferase domain-containing protein, translating into MASNTLAGKTIAVLATDGFEQVELTKPVEALKAAGATVEIVSPKAGEIQGFEHHDKGDTVSVDRTLENASAGDYAGLVLPGGVINPDALRLEDSAIRFIKAFTDAGKPVAAICHGPWTLINAGAVSGRKMTSWPSLQADLENAGAEWVDQEVVVDNGLVTSRNPDDLPAFCAKMVEEFAEGRHDAA; encoded by the coding sequence ATGGCTTCGAACACTCTCGCCGGAAAGACCATCGCCGTCCTCGCCACCGACGGCTTCGAACAGGTCGAACTGACCAAACCGGTGGAGGCCCTGAAGGCGGCCGGCGCCACGGTCGAGATCGTTTCGCCCAAGGCCGGCGAAATCCAGGGCTTCGAGCATCATGACAAGGGCGACACGGTTTCGGTGGATCGCACCCTCGAAAACGCCAGCGCGGGCGACTACGCTGGTCTGGTCCTGCCGGGCGGCGTCATCAATCCCGACGCGCTGCGTCTGGAAGACAGCGCGATCCGCTTCATCAAGGCCTTCACCGATGCGGGCAAGCCGGTCGCCGCCATCTGTCACGGCCCGTGGACGCTCATCAACGCCGGGGCCGTCAGCGGGCGCAAGATGACGTCCTGGCCCTCGCTTCAGGCCGATCTCGAAAACGCCGGCGCCGAATGGGTCGATCAGGAGGTGGTCGTGGATAACGGCCTCGTCACGTCCCGCAATCCCGACGACCTTCCGGCCTTCTGCGCCAAAATGGTCGAGGAATTCGCCGAAGGCCGACACGACGCGGCCTGA